The DNA segment GGAAGTGGACAACCTCATCGAGGTCGCCCAGGCGACGATGGTCTCGGCCGCCGCCCGCAAGGAATGCCGCGGCGCGCACACGGTGTACGACTACGAGCACCCCGCCGACCACCCCGACTTCCCGCTGGGCCGCAACGACAAGGAGTGGATGAAGCACACGCTGTGGCACAGCGGCAGCAACAGCCTCACCTACAAGCCCGTGAACCTCAAGCCCCTGACCGTGGACAGCGTGCCGCCCAAGGTCCGCACGTTCTGATACGCCCCCGAGAACCCACGAGACACCACCATGAAGCGCACCTTTCAAATCTACCGCTACGATCCGGACAAGGACGCCAAGCCCTACATGCAGACCGTCGAGATCGAGCTCGACGGCCATGAGCGCATGCTGCTCGACGCCCTGGTCAAGCTGAAGGCGCAGGACCCGTCCATCTCGTTCCGCCGCTCCTGCCGCGAAGGCGTCTGCGGCTCCGACGCGATGAACATCAACGGCAAGAACGGCCTGGCGTGCCTCACCAACATGAACACGCTCAAGGGCACCATCGTGCTCAAGCCGCTGCCGGGCCTGCCCGTGATCCGCGACCTGATCGTGGACATGACGCAGTTCTTCAAGCAGTACCACTCGATCAAGCCCTACCTCATCACGGAAGGCATCACGCCCGAGAAGGAGCGCCTGCAGTCCCCCGAGGAGCGCGACGAGCTCAACGGCCTGTACGAGTGCATCCTGTGCGCGAGCTGCTCCACGAGCTGCCCGAGCTTCTGGTGGAACCCCGACAAGTTCGTGGGCCCTGCCGGCCTGCTGCAGGCCTACCGCTTCATCGCCGACAGCCGCGACGAAGCCACGGGCGCCCGCCTGGACAACCTGGAAGACCCCTACCGCCTCTTCCGCTGCCACACCATCATGAACTGCGTGGACGTGTGCCCCAAGGGCCTCAACCCCACGAAGGCCATCGGCAAGATCAAGGAACTGATGGTGCGCCGCGCCGTCTGACTTGAACATGCCAGAAGACCTGCTCGACGACCGCGAAGTCGCCAAGCTCCGGTGGCGCAGCCGCCGGGGCCTGGTAGAGAACGACCTCTTCATCGAGCAGTTCTTCGCGACCCATGGCTCCCGCCTGACGCATCGCCAGGCGCAGGGCATCGCCACCCTGATGGACCTCTCCGACAACGACCTGCTGGACCTGCTGCTGCGGCGCAAGGAACCCTCCGGCGAGCTCGACACCGGGGACGTCAGGGAGGTGCTCGAACTGCTGCGCCGCCGCGCGCCGGCAACTCCACCGCTTGCGGGCTAACTACGAAGGAAACTCAATGAAACTGGCAGACAACAAAGCAACGCTCTCGTTCAGCAATGGCAGCCCGAGCGTGGAATTGCCCGTGTACCACGGCAGCGTGGGTCCGGACGTGGTGGACATCCGCAAGCTCTACGCCCAGACGGGCATGTTCACGTACGACCCGGGCTTCCTGTCCACGGCCGCATGCCAGTCGTCGATCACCTACATCGACGGCGACAAGGGTGAACTGCTCTACCGCGGCTACCCGATCGAGCAACTGGCCACCAATTGCGACTACCTCGAGACCTGCTACCTGCTGCTCAAGGGCGAGCTGCCGAACGCCACGCAGAAGCAGGAGTTCAGCGACAGCGTGACCAAGCACACGATGGTCAACGAGCAGATGCAGTTCTTCCTGCGCGGCTTCCGCCGCGACGCACACCCGATGGCCGTGCTCACGGGCCTGGTGGGCGCCCTCTCGGCCTTCTACCACGACAGCACGGACATCAACAATCCGCAGCACCGCGAGATCTCGGCCATCCGCCTGATCGCCAAGATGCCGACCCTGGTCGCCATGGCCTACAAGTACGGCGTGGGCCAGCCCTACATGTACCCGCAGAACGACCTGAGCTATGCCGGCAACTTCCTGCGCATGATGTTCGGCACGCCCTGCGAGGAATACAAGGTCAACCCCGTGCTCGAGCGCGCGCTGGACCGCATCTTCATCCTGCACGCCGACCACGAGCAGAACGCCTCCACCTCCACGGTGCGCCTGTGCGGCTCGTCGGGCACCAACCCGTTCGCCGCCATCGCGGCCGGCGTGGCCTGCCTCTGGGGCCCCGCCCACGGCGGCGCCAACGAAGCGGCCCTGAACATGCTGCACGACATCCAGGCCCAGGGCGGCGTGGAGAAGATCGGCGAGTTCATCAAGCAGGTCAAGGACAAGAACTCCGGCGTCAAGCTCATGGGCTTCGGCCACCGCGTGTACAAGAACTACGACCCGCGCGCCAAGCTCATGCAGGAAACCTGCAACGAGGTGCTGGCCGAGCTGGGCCTGGAAAAGGACCCGCTGTTCGCCCTGGCCAAGGAACTCGAGAAGATCGCCCTGGAAGACGACTACTTCGTGCAGCGCAAGCTCTACCCGAACGTGGACTTCTACTCCGGCATCGTGCAGCGCGCCATCGGCATCCCGGTGAACCTGTTCACCGGCATCTTCGCCCTGGCCCGCACCGTGGGCTGGATCGCCCAGCTCAACGAGATGATCGGCGACCCCGAGTACAAGATCGGCCGTCCGCGCCAGCTGTTCGTGGGCGCCGAGCCGCGCACGGTGAAGCCGATCGCGCAGCGCTGATATGTCGACGCGCGGCCGATAGATGGCCGCGCCGGTAAGGAACAAACCGCCGCGGGGCATGTCTCCGTGGCGGTTTTTTCATTGTTCGCTCTGCCGGGAGTGCTCACGGCTGCTGCTCTGCCGCCGCGTATGTCCATACAGCCTGTATCCCACCCATCCGCCCAGCAGGAAGGCCATGCAGCACACGCCCAGCGAGATCAGGATGAGATCTCCGATGTCGTTGTCGCTCCTGATGTAACGTGGGCCATACCATGCGGCAAAGCCGTGGAACATGCCGAAGTACGCTGCGGCGGCGAAAAATATGCCGAGGAAAACAGTCCCAAAGACCTTCATGACACATTCCTACTGATCCGTCGCCAGCCGCGAAAACAGCTGCAGATCGATCGCCCGCCCCTCCTTCATCTCATACCCCCGCCGCACCCCCTCGCGCGTGAACCCCAGCCTCGCCAGCAGCGCCGCGCTGGCATGGTTCTCCATGTCCACATCGGCGCCGATCCGGTGGATGCCCAGCCGGCCGAAGGCATGGCGGATGGCCGCGGCGACGGCCTCGCGGGCCAGGCCCTGGCCCCAGTGCGCCGGCAGCAGCCAGTAGCCGATCTCGGCCCGGCGGTGTTCCCGGTCGATGTCGTTGAAGCCGCAGGCCCCGATCAGGTGCTCCGGGGCCCCGGCCAGGCAGATGCACCACCATTGCCCGGTGCCTTCCTGCTGGATGCGGCCGTACCAGTGGAGCTGCTCGCGGGTGGCTTCCAGGCTGGCATAGCGCACGCCGTAGTGTTCGATGACGCGCGGATCGCTCAGGCCCTCGAAGACGCCGGGCAGGTCGCCCCCGCGGAAGGGACGCAGCAGGCAGCGGGGGGTGTGGATCTCGATATCAGGGAATGCGGTCGATATGGTCAATGGCATATGGTCGGAATTCAGTCGCCGAAGCGCTCCCGGTAGGCCTGGGGCGGAATGCCCAGGTGCCGCAGGAACAGGTGCCGCAGCGCCTGCTCCGAGCCCAGCCCGACGCGCGCGGCCACGGTCTTGAGCGGCAGGGCGGCGTCGGATTCGAGCAGCCGGCGCGCGGCCTCCAGCCGGGCCGACTCCAGGAAGGCCGAGGGGCTGCGCCCCGTTTCCTGCGCGAACACGCGGCGGAAGTGGCGCTCGCTCATCGCGGCGTGCCCGGCCAGCACCTGCAGGGTGAGCGGCTCGGACAGGTGCTCCAGCGCCCAGGCCTGCACCTCCTGCATGCCGCGGTGGGTGGTGGCCTGGCTCGCGAGCTGCACGCTGAACTGCGATTGCCCGCCGGGCCGCTTGAGGTACATGACCATGTCGCGCGCCACCTCCAGTGCGAGGGCATGGCCGTAGTCTTCCTCCACCAGCGCAAGGGCGAGGTCGATGCCCGCGGTGACGCCGGCCGAGGTCCAGAGGTGGCCGTCGCGCACGTAGATCGCATCGGGATCGACCGCCACGCCCGGATGCAATTCCTGCAGCCGGGCGGCCACGCTCCAGTGGGTCGCGGCCCGGCGTCCGTCGAGCAGGCCGGCGGCGGCCAGGAAGAAGCTGCCGGAGCACAGGGCTACCATGCGGCGCACGCGCGGTGCCGCGGTGCGCGCCCATGCCACGATCTCCGGGGCATCGGCCAGGGCCGCCTCGATGTGGCGGGCGCCGACCAGCAGGGCCGTGTCCGGCATCGCCCCGCACGCCGGATCGCCGCCGGTGCACAGCACCTCGGTGGCGTCCAGGGCCATCAGCGTGTCGGAGCGCACGGCGCCCCGCGTGCGGGCGGCGATGGACACGGCATAGCCGGGCGGCCGGCCGCGCCGCGCGAGGTGCACATTCGCATAGTCGAACACCGAGAGCGGCCCCACGGCTTCCAGCGCCTTGAATCCCGGATAGACGACGATGTGGACGGACAGGGGCTGGGCGGGGTGCATGCGGTGGGGTGGGAGGCGATCATCGGACAAAGCGGGCCGGTCACCGGACATCGGCGGGCCCGTGCTGGCCAGGCCTGCCCGGCTTGCTCTATAAAGCGGGATTGCTTTTTTCGCTCGCGCGGCCCGGCCGTCCGGGGCATGCGCGGATTGTCCCCGATCGACATGCCGCGCCCCGGGGCAGGCCGCCCGCCCTCCTCTCCTTCCCTTTCGAAAGCACCCCCATGAAGACCAAAGCAGCCGTTGCCTGGAAATCCGGCGAACCCCTGACCATCGAGACCGTGGACCTCCAGGGCCCGAAGTTCGGCGAGGTGCTGGTGGAGATCAAGGCCACGGGCATCTGCCACACCGATTACTACACCCTCTCGGGCGCCGATCCGGAAGGCATCTTCCCGGCCATCCTGGGCCATGAAGGCGCGGGCGTGGTCGTGGACGTGGGCCCGGGCGTCACCTCGCTCAAGAAGGGCGACCACGTGATCCCGCTCTACACGCCCGAGTGCCGCCAGTGCAAGTTCTGCCTCTCGCGCAAGACCAACCTGTGCCAGCTGATCCGCGGCACGCAGGGCAAGGGCCTGATGCCCGACGCCACCAGCCGCTTCAGCATCGACGGCCAGCCGATCTTCCACTACATGGGTACCAGCACCTTCAGCAACTACACGGTGGCGCCGGAGATCTCGCTGGCCAAGATCCGCGAGGACGCGCCCTTCGACAAGGTCTGTTACATCGGTTGCGGCGTGACCACCGGCATCGGCGCGGTGCTGTTCACGGCCAAGGTGGAGGCCGGCGCGAACGTGGTGGTGTTCGGCCTGGGCGGCATCGGCCTGAACGTGATCCAGGGCGCGAAGATGGTGGGCGCGGACAAGATCATCGGCGTGGACATCAACCCCGCCCGCCAGGAGATGGCGCGCCAGTTCGGCATGACGCACTTCATCAACCCGAACGAAGTGGAGAACGTGGTGGATGCCATCGTGCAACTGACCGACGGCGGCGCAGATTACTCCTTCGAGTGCATCGGCAACACCAAGGTGATGCGCCAGGCGCTGGAGTGCACGCACAAGGGCTGGGGCCAGAGCATCATCATCGGCGTGGCAGAGGCCGGTGCCGAGATCAGCACCCGCCCGTTCCAGCTCGTCACGGGCCGGCAGTGGAAGGGCTCGGCCTTCGGCGGTGCGCGCGGCCGCACCGACGTGCCGAAGATCGTGGACTGGTACATGGAAGGCAAGATCGACATCGACAGCCTCATCACCCACACGATGCCCCTGGAGGACATCAACAAGGGCTTCGACCTGATGAAACGCGGCGAGTCGATCCGCGGCGTCGTCGTTTACTGATCCAATAGCGACTGCCGGGCCGGTGCCGCCCGGCATGCGATTCCGATCCACAGCCATGACCTACCAACCCATTGAACCTCCCGACGACGTGAAGGCCGCCCTGGAAGCGGCCGCGCGCAGGCCCCGCGCTGCCCAGGTGCCCGGCCTGGAACTGCTGGGCGAGCACGCCTGCTTCGGCGGCTCCCAGCGTTTCTACCGGCATTCTTCCGTGGAAATCGGTCTCCCGATGAAGTTCGGGGTGTACCTCCCTCCCGCGGCGCTGCGCGAACCCGGGCGCAAGGTGCCCACGCTGATGTACCTCGCAGGGCTGACCTGCACCGAGGAGACCTTCATGATCAAGGCAGGCGCCCAGCGCTTCGCCGCCGAACGGGGCATCGCCCTCATCTCGCCCGACACCAGCCCGCGCGGCCCGCAGGCCGAGGCCTTCGAGGGCGCCAGCACCGACTGGGACTTCGGCATCGGGGCCGGTTTCTACCTCGACGCCACCGAGGAGCCGTGGCAGCGCCACTGGCGCATGGAAAGCTACCTCATCGAGGAACTGATCCCGCTGCTGGAGCGGGTGCTGCCGATCGACACGGCGCGCCTGGGTGTCATGGGCCACTCCATGGGCGGCCACGGCGCGATCACGCTGGCCCTGCGCCACCGCGGCGTGTTCCGCTCCCTGTCGGCCATCGCGCCGATCTGCGCGGCCTCCCAGTGCGCCTGGGGCGACAAGGCCTTCCGCCGCTACTTCGGCGTGTCCTGCAAGACCTGGCAGGCGCACGACGCCACCGTGCTGATGCAGCGCCAGCCCACCGTGCCCTACCCGGACGGCATCCTGGTGGACCAGGGCATGGCGGATGCCTTCCTTGCCGAGCAACTGCACCCCCACGTGTTCGAAGCGGCATGCGCGCTGGTCAAGCAGCCGCTCACCCTGCGCCGGCACGCGGACTACGACCACGGCTACTACTTCGTCCAGTCGGTGATCGGCGACCACATCGCCCACCACGCAGACCGGCTGGGCTGAGGCCCGGCCTTTCCATTCCATCCCGGGCCGGCTCGGCCATTCGGGAAAATCCTGCCCGCCATCTTTCCGGATGACGGAATAATGTCGCCTTGATGACAGCAGCCGGACGGCCGGCAAGGCGACATGCAGGAGGGATGATGACAGCACACGACCCGCAGGGCCCGCAGGCCCTGGATGGGGCTGCCGGGCAGCGGATGCCCACGACGGCGCTCCCCGGCCGCGAGACCGGGCGGCCCGCGGGCCCATTAATGCTGTCTTAAGCCGCAGTTTTCACACTGCTGCCATGCTTTCGTCGTCCGTGCTCCCGTTCCGTTTCCCTTCCGCCGCGTCCGGCCGCCCCCTGGCCCGCACGTCCGCCGAAGGCCTGCATCCCATGGCCGTGCTGCTGATCGCCTGCCTCTGGATCGGCACGGTCTGCAATCTCCCTCTCTGGAGCGAAGTGGTGCGCCTGCCGGGCGCCCACACGCTGCGCGGCGGGGTGTTTTTCCTGGCCTTCATGGTGGCGGTGTCGTTCGCCACGGCGGCCGTGCTCTCGATCCTTGCCTGGGGCAAGGCGCTCAAGCCCGTGCTCTCGCTGGCCGTTCTGGCGGCCGCGGCAGGCGCCTATTTCATGGGCACCTACGGCATCGTGATCGATCCGGGCATGATCACCAACGTGGTCCAGACGGATGCACGCGAGGCCGCCGACCTGGTCACCTGGAAGCTGCCGCTGTCGATGCTCGCCATGGCCGGCCCGCCGCTGGTGTGGCTGGCCCGGATCCGGGTGCGCCCGCTGGGATGGCGCCGCCGGGCGGTGCACCAAGCGGCCTTCATGCTGGGCGCGCTGGCCGTCGCGGCGGCCTGTATCCTGGCGGTCTTCCAGGACTTCTCGTCCACCATGCGCAATCACACGCGCATGCGCTACCTGATCAATCCGCTCAACAGTGTCTATGCCGTCGGCAGCCTGGCGGCCAAGCCGCTGCGCCGCAGCCGCGGCCCGCTGCAGCCGCTGGGTCGCGACGCCCGGCTGGGCGCAAGCTATGCGGGACAGGCCAGGCCCCCGCTGCTGGTGCTGGTGCTGGGTGAAACCGGCCGCAGCGGCAATTTCGGCCTCAACGGCTATGCGCGCGAGACGACGCCCGAGCTGTCGGCCCGCAAGGACATCGCCAGCGCCACCGATGCCTGGTCCTGCGGAACCAGCACGGCGGCATCCGTGCCCTGCATGTACGCGCACCTGGGCAAGGAAGCCTACGAAAAGCGCGGCGCGGACTACGAAACCCTGATGGACGTGCTGCAGCATGCCGGGCTGGCCGTGCTGTGGGTGGACAACCAGTCCGGCTGCAAGGGCGTGTGCGACCGCGTGCCCACGGTCAGCACCTCTGCCACGCCGACCGATCCGACCTGGTGCGCGGACGGCAAGGAGTGCCTGGACGACGTCATGCTGCAGGGGCTGGATGCGCGCATCGCCGCGCTTCCCGCCGAGCAGCGCGCGCGGGGCGTGGTGGTGGTGCTGCACCAGATGGGCAGCCACGGGCCGGCGTACACCCGGCGCTCGCTGCCCTCGCAGAAGAAGTTCCTGCCCGAGTGCACGACCTCCGCGCTGCAGGAATGCACGCGCGAGCAGGTGGTGAATGCCTACGACAACAGCATCGTCTCCACGGACCATTTCCTGAACAGCACCATCGGCTGGCTGGAGGCACGCTCGGCCAGCGCCGAGACCGCCATGGTGTACGTGGCCGACCATGGCGAATCCCTGGGCGAGGGCGGCATCTACCTGCACGGCATGCCCTACTCCATCGCGCCCGACGTGCAAAAGCACGTGCCGTGGATCACCTGGCTGTCGCCCGCCATGCAGCAGCGCAGCGGCATCGCGACCGCCTGCCTGCAGAAGGACCTGCGCAGCCGCCGCATCACGCACGACAACTATTTCCACTCCGTGCTCGGGCTCATGGACGTGCAGACCGGCGCCTACCAGCCGGCGCAGGACATGTACGCGGCTTGCCGCGTGGCGGCACGCGGCTGAGAAGCGGCCCGGTGCAGGCGTACTGCCGGGATGCGAGCGGCCACAATGCCGCCCATGAACCTGCGCTTCGTC comes from the Paracidovorax avenae ATCC 19860 genome and includes:
- a CDS encoding citrate synthase, whose product is MKLADNKATLSFSNGSPSVELPVYHGSVGPDVVDIRKLYAQTGMFTYDPGFLSTAACQSSITYIDGDKGELLYRGYPIEQLATNCDYLETCYLLLKGELPNATQKQEFSDSVTKHTMVNEQMQFFLRGFRRDAHPMAVLTGLVGALSAFYHDSTDINNPQHREISAIRLIAKMPTLVAMAYKYGVGQPYMYPQNDLSYAGNFLRMMFGTPCEEYKVNPVLERALDRIFILHADHEQNASTSTVRLCGSSGTNPFAAIAAGVACLWGPAHGGANEAALNMLHDIQAQGGVEKIGEFIKQVKDKNSGVKLMGFGHRVYKNYDPRAKLMQETCNEVLAELGLEKDPLFALAKELEKIALEDDYFVQRKLYPNVDFYSGIVQRAIGIPVNLFTGIFALARTVGWIAQLNEMIGDPEYKIGRPRQLFVGAEPRTVKPIAQR
- the fghA gene encoding S-formylglutathione hydrolase, with product MPGLELLGEHACFGGSQRFYRHSSVEIGLPMKFGVYLPPAALREPGRKVPTLMYLAGLTCTEETFMIKAGAQRFAAERGIALISPDTSPRGPQAEAFEGASTDWDFGIGAGFYLDATEEPWQRHWRMESYLIEELIPLLERVLPIDTARLGVMGHSMGGHGAITLALRHRGVFRSLSAIAPICAASQCAWGDKAFRRYFGVSCKTWQAHDATVLMQRQPTVPYPDGILVDQGMADAFLAEQLHPHVFEAACALVKQPLTLRRHADYDHGYYFVQSVIGDHIAHHADRLG
- a CDS encoding S-(hydroxymethyl)glutathione dehydrogenase/class III alcohol dehydrogenase, with translation MKTKAAVAWKSGEPLTIETVDLQGPKFGEVLVEIKATGICHTDYYTLSGADPEGIFPAILGHEGAGVVVDVGPGVTSLKKGDHVIPLYTPECRQCKFCLSRKTNLCQLIRGTQGKGLMPDATSRFSIDGQPIFHYMGTSTFSNYTVAPEISLAKIREDAPFDKVCYIGCGVTTGIGAVLFTAKVEAGANVVVFGLGGIGLNVIQGAKMVGADKIIGVDINPARQEMARQFGMTHFINPNEVENVVDAIVQLTDGGADYSFECIGNTKVMRQALECTHKGWGQSIIIGVAEAGAEISTRPFQLVTGRQWKGSAFGGARGRTDVPKIVDWYMEGKIDIDSLITHTMPLEDINKGFDLMKRGESIRGVVVY
- a CDS encoding GNAT family N-acetyltransferase, whose protein sequence is MPLTISTAFPDIEIHTPRCLLRPFRGGDLPGVFEGLSDPRVIEHYGVRYASLEATREQLHWYGRIQQEGTGQWWCICLAGAPEHLIGACGFNDIDREHRRAEIGYWLLPAHWGQGLAREAVAAAIRHAFGRLGIHRIGADVDMENHASAALLARLGFTREGVRRGYEMKEGRAIDLQLFSRLATDQ
- a CDS encoding phosphoethanolamine transferase — protein: MLSSSVLPFRFPSAASGRPLARTSAEGLHPMAVLLIACLWIGTVCNLPLWSEVVRLPGAHTLRGGVFFLAFMVAVSFATAAVLSILAWGKALKPVLSLAVLAAAAGAYFMGTYGIVIDPGMITNVVQTDAREAADLVTWKLPLSMLAMAGPPLVWLARIRVRPLGWRRRAVHQAAFMLGALAVAAACILAVFQDFSSTMRNHTRMRYLINPLNSVYAVGSLAAKPLRRSRGPLQPLGRDARLGASYAGQARPPLLVLVLGETGRSGNFGLNGYARETTPELSARKDIASATDAWSCGTSTAASVPCMYAHLGKEAYEKRGADYETLMDVLQHAGLAVLWVDNQSGCKGVCDRVPTVSTSATPTDPTWCADGKECLDDVMLQGLDARIAALPAEQRARGVVVVLHQMGSHGPAYTRRSLPSQKKFLPECTTSALQECTREQVVNAYDNSIVSTDHFLNSTIGWLEARSASAETAMVYVADHGESLGEGGIYLHGMPYSIAPDVQKHVPWITWLSPAMQQRSGIATACLQKDLRSRRITHDNYFHSVLGLMDVQTGAYQPAQDMYAACRVAARG
- a CDS encoding succinate dehydrogenase iron-sulfur subunit, which codes for MKRTFQIYRYDPDKDAKPYMQTVEIELDGHERMLLDALVKLKAQDPSISFRRSCREGVCGSDAMNINGKNGLACLTNMNTLKGTIVLKPLPGLPVIRDLIVDMTQFFKQYHSIKPYLITEGITPEKERLQSPEERDELNGLYECILCASCSTSCPSFWWNPDKFVGPAGLLQAYRFIADSRDEATGARLDNLEDPYRLFRCHTIMNCVDVCPKGLNPTKAIGKIKELMVRRAV
- a CDS encoding succinate dehydrogenase assembly factor 2; this encodes MPEDLLDDREVAKLRWRSRRGLVENDLFIEQFFATHGSRLTHRQAQGIATLMDLSDNDLLDLLLRRKEPSGELDTGDVREVLELLRRRAPATPPLAG
- a CDS encoding GlxA family transcriptional regulator — translated: MHPAQPLSVHIVVYPGFKALEAVGPLSVFDYANVHLARRGRPPGYAVSIAARTRGAVRSDTLMALDATEVLCTGGDPACGAMPDTALLVGARHIEAALADAPEIVAWARTAAPRVRRMVALCSGSFFLAAAGLLDGRRAATHWSVAARLQELHPGVAVDPDAIYVRDGHLWTSAGVTAGIDLALALVEEDYGHALALEVARDMVMYLKRPGGQSQFSVQLASQATTHRGMQEVQAWALEHLSEPLTLQVLAGHAAMSERHFRRVFAQETGRSPSAFLESARLEAARRLLESDAALPLKTVAARVGLGSEQALRHLFLRHLGIPPQAYRERFGD